The window AGAAACTATGTACCATTAACCTTGAGCCTTATTTccgaatatatatatgtgtgtagGCTTCATTACTGCACATTTTtggattaataatttgaaacttTGCATATTGATCTTGAGCCTTATTTCCGAAATATATGGGTTATGTTTACGGTATTAAGTAAATATAGACAAGACAATTATTATTCGAATATTAAGTATTCATTAATGTTAATAGTTTGTGATGTGTTCGTCGTTTTTCTTAGTCGTTTTATACTATTTAGTTTAACTAAAAAacaattcttatttatatttagcgTGTTTAGCTCACTCGAgttggattaattattttcagatAAAGATTAGAAGTAATCAAGAAGGACTAAAGAGATTGAATCATAGGGTGTATAaacatttgtatatatataatatagataaaaaaatcatCACATTGCTCTTAtagctcagttggttagagcACCCGTTTAGTAAGCGGGAGGTCTTGAGTTCAACTCTCAATAAGAGCAAAATTGATGATGTTTTTTTCCAACAAAATCGATTTTATTGATAGTTAAGAAGCAAATATGGtgtcattaaaatattttgagaataaTCTTATTTTGTTAAAGATCCCACCTTTGTAATTGGTATTTATGAATACAATATATGGTTTGGGGATAATAATTAAGCAGTGCAGAAGCCTAAGGTTtcccaaattatataatttaagatatGTCAAATATCACAAGATAACCATGTTTAAAAGTGATCTAGTTTTTACAAATAGCTTTATTGAGGTTTGTTacattttttaatctaaatttaaatttttgtgcCATTTTGACTAAAGCTTATCTAACTAATTTATTCACCCCTCATTTTGcaactttaaataataaaaaatgaaaatacaaaTGTCACATGACACATCTAAATGGTCAAATACGTTAAGTAGAGAAGTCCGCACAAGGACATTGTCAATAAACACCGAATATCGAATATCGAAGAATCTATCCCTCGTGTTTCTTACACACTTTCTTTATCGGTTTCTTATGAAAAAATTGAGTAGCGACTCctattgaaaatttgtttttttaaatttcattctCATCTTTGTTTTCCTTCTActatcatttctttttttatcgTCTATCTTTTTTAAGGAGGATGATGAAATTTTGGACATAGATCATCAAACGAGATCATCAAACGAGTGAAGAATATGTAGAGACAGATTCAACGCATGCAAGTTGCAACTAAGTATTTCGTTTTCACCCTACCATAAGCATAATTTATGTGCAAATTTAATTGTGTATTGTAAATAGGTTCAATATTGCATGCTTGtcgttaattatttttatttcatttttgtagGTCTAGGGATATATGAACCGGAATATTTCAACCGACGACGGATAAGAGCAATTAATCGATAAAGACAAGTATACAGTAAGAGATGTTTAACAAAGAATGGACAAAATCAAagtttttttatgatattcatGAACTCGTAGACACCACGCTCTTGTGCCTAACACTTAATGACCGGAAGAAGTTTGTCCAAATCGTGATGTGATGCGTTGCAGATACAACAAGAGAAGTTGTGAAAGAAATTGAGAGTGTCGATCAAATGACTGGCTTGAATCCGAACTATTGGTCAAAGACTATATTAGAGAACTAAGAAGGGTCTAGTAAAACATTTAGTCATCCCTACCTACACTTGTTGTTCATAAGTGAAGATGTCACACATGTTTTACAAACTTGTCCTTTCACTACCCTCTTATCAGTCCTAATACTTTTCGCATTTTCGATTTCAAACATGCAACTACGTCTCAATGCCTGACCCCCTTGCATCACAATTGTCATACTCACAACATTCATCGCCACTAGGCTCTTACCTTTAGGCCTAAGTCCATATCCCATTCAAATTATAACTATCTAAGTTTGACGCATCGAGTCGATTGTGATGAAAGTGTGGCGACAAAAATATAAtggtaatttttattttttttaaatatagaatattttagtatttttattcataaattaaataatttgattgataaaaaaataaattaaataatggttaaatttaagtatttttagattgtttgaacaaattgaaatctcactatttttttttagttgtgTTTGTATGAATTATTGTGACACTACTTGAAAACTTCAATTTGTTACTTAAAAGAAAGTAAGCCTAAAAAGTCAATTTTGTTAATAAAGATTGAAggcaaattgaaaaaaaaaaaaacaacttgcTGGTGGCTGATGCGCAGGTTAGACGCAGCAATGAGTGGACATATATGCGCCACAAAGGCAACTAACCACCCTTAACCTGTGACAGAGCCTCGGAGGAGGAGAGAAAGAGAGACGAAGGATTACCATGCGCCTGCGGGGGGAAAAAGGGTGGGAAATATAGTTGTCTGTCGGAACTAGAGTTTGAATTGATACACTCAAGGACCAATCAAAGTATTCTTCGATAGATAATCAAGCAATGGAAGCTGGAAGAACGTTAATTCTTGAAGAATTGAAGTAGAAATCACATGAAAACCATATTTCCATCGCCACTATTTTGTGGATTGGCTCGTGGAATCGTCAGTTCGGGATATGGAAGTTGCCGTCGATGTTCTTCGTCCAGGATTATGGCTAAGAAGAACAAGAAGCCAACTTTATCTCCTGCTGAGGTACTTAATAACTTTAGATTTCGGTTTAGGTCTAGGGTTGTTAAATATCTTACTGCTTTAATTTTCTTATCCTGATAAAAGATTTCGTGATTTATACCATTTCTGACCGCCTGCATAATTGttcataattttcatttatttgctGTTGATACTTGATAGGGTTCTGAATCATCAGCTCCACGGATCACATCAAATGTGAAGCAgaatttacaatttttaaagTTATGGAAGGTTGGTTCTTCCTTCATGTGCTGTGCATAAAAGATAGGAAAATACTACAGATTCTCCTCTTATGGGGAAAATTTGCAGGAGTTTCAAACCAGAAAATCGAACACACCAAAGCCTGCTACTAGTTATCGCAGAAAAAGAGTTGAGAAGGAAGAACTTCCAGAGGACAATGATCTCTACCGTGATCCTACTTTGTCACTTTACTAGTAATAATAATCTTTAATCCTTGTATACATAATAATTCATAAGCTGTATGAATGAATATATGGTCTGATCTTCTTTCTTGGCAGCACAAATCAGGATCTAAGCAACGCCGTTCCAGTCTTGCTTGTAGATGGATATAATGTATGTGGCTATTGGGCAAAGCTGAAGAAACATTTTATGAATGGAAGACTTGATATTGCTAGGCAGAAACTTATTGATGAACTTTTGACTTTCAGTATGCTGAGAGGTTTGCACCATTTCCCGGTTAATGCTTTTATTAGAAGGCTATAAACTTTGTTTTATGATTTGTGGACCTCATCTTATAGTAGAAACCACAAGTGAATTGACTGATTATAACTGTAATCAGAAGGCCACAATTTGATGCTAATGAGTATTTTGCTCCATAAACTTTCATTTCATTGCCACTGGCTGTTGATTTGGaatcttgttttaaaaaaaaggcttaaacaataataatgattataatgcatttaaaaaaaatgttttttctcCCTATGTTGCTTcgttaaattttcatttttttaatggattttttaaaatttaatttaagaagcTTGTCAGGtggaaaattaaaaaaaatcaaggcaAATCAGCAGCCACGTGTAAGTGATTTGACGGCATTAAGTTATATCTGTTAGACAAGTAGCAAAACCAGACTTTTTTAAAAGTTCATGGAGTTATTATAGTGTGGAGTCTACTATAAGGATCAAAATTCTACTTAATTGAAAGTTTTATAACTAGCAACTTTGTTCATTTGAAGGGACTCTGAAAATTGCAAGTTTCATTGGATTGTACTTACTGTAGTTATTGGTAGAGAACTTCCAGAAAGGATGCTCAGTTCAAGCTTGTCAGGAGTCTTTAAATGATTATTCCCATTGATTTATACTCTATTCTAGATTATACTGCACTTAtctcatttatttgtttatccCTCTATGACACCATTAACTCATTGCAGAAGTGAAAGTAGTAGTTGTATTTGATGCAATGATGTCTGGTCTTCCCACTCACAAAGAAGCTTTTGCTTGGTATTGTCTTGTACACCTAATCAACTTTGTCTTTTTCACACTATGCGATGCTTTCTCAGGTTATTATTCTATACTGCAAATAGAGAAGTTTggaaaattaaagtatttttccCTTATGGCCATGTTTCAGGCACTGTTTTAGTAAGACATGTATAAGGATAAATCTAGCTTTTTCATATGCTATAGCCTTCGTTAATAAACACATTGTTGTCCAGATTTATCATTCAGGTATTAATTCAGATGAGATCACGTTTTGAAACATAGGGTATCTGAAGATTCTGAACTTAGTCTGGTTGGATCGGAAGGCTCATTTAGCTCTGTCAAGGCTCATGACCACAAGGTTGTGTGTTCGAGGCTTcatgaccatttaaaaaaaaactaatggaATCTATATAAGTCTAAAAAAAGCACTGATTATAGAATTGATCTTTTAACTGGAGGCATTGTTAGATTAAGCTGGGTGAGGGCTAAAAAGGAAACAGTCTTGAAGAGATCAACAAAATGTCCAAATTTCAGGATAATTAGTCGGTAGTGGATCAACTAGAGTCATTTGAGTGTGCTGTGATTTATGGTCTATCCAGCTAGCTACACATTTCATACCAAACGAATTTGGATCTGTATCCCAAAATTCATTGGTTATCcagatttatgaaaagaaaAGTATTTCTCCCCCTTACTACATCTTGAATCATTGGATTGACTGCAGTTTATTACATTATATGTTACTTTTTTCACTTAACTTTATTGATATAAAGCATTCTTAGTAGTGCAGTGTGGATATTATATTCTCGAGTGACACATGTGCTGATGCATGGATTGAAAAAGAGGTGAGATTGAGATACTAATTTACTTGCTTTGACTCCCTCTTTCAAATAGGATGATGCATAATCCATTTCCTCGCAAACATGGATGATCCGTTTGGTTTATGGTTTATGCCtaccttatttatttttttcaagaacACTTTGATTACTCTCAATGGTACACTATCCAACTTATTGTATGTTATCCAAGGTTGTGGCTTTGAGAGAGGATGGGTGCCCGAAAGTTTGGGTGGTGACATCAGATCGTTGTCAACAGCAAGCGGCTTATGGAGCAGTATGCATTtctatttttggatttttccCCT is drawn from Impatiens glandulifera chromosome 3, dImpGla2.1, whole genome shotgun sequence and contains these coding sequences:
- the LOC124932441 gene encoding uncharacterized protein YacP, giving the protein MKTIFPSPLFCGLARGIVSSGYGSCRRCSSSRIMAKKNKKPTLSPAEGSESSAPRITSNVKQNLQFLKLWKEFQTRKSNTPKPATSYRRKRVEKEELPEDNDLYRDPTLSLYYTNQDLSNAVPVLLVDGYNVCGYWAKLKKHFMNGRLDIARQKLIDELLTFSMLREVKVVVVFDAMMSGLPTHKEAFACVDIIFSSDTCADAWIEKEVVALREDGCPKVWVVTSDRCQQQAAYGAGAFIWSSKALVSEIKSSHKEVETMLQEQRSSSMQGKLLKHNLDSEVVDALKDLRRQLIESETK